Proteins encoded together in one Coffea arabica cultivar ET-39 chromosome 2c, Coffea Arabica ET-39 HiFi, whole genome shotgun sequence window:
- the LOC140035712 gene encoding secreted RxLR effector protein 161-like, with product MSGCRPADTPMDPNHKLADIKDGTPIDTARHQKLVGKLIYLAHTRPDIAFSMSVVSQFMHSPYEEHLGVVYRILRYLKSTPGKGLFFKRGDRKTIETYTDTDWAGSIIDRRSTSGYCTFVWGNLVTWRSKKQSVVPCSCAEVEYRAMAHGVYEMLWLKRVLEKLKRRIKLPMKLYCVNQVAISIANNPVQYDRTKHIEIDRHFIKKKLEGGIICAIRSISLADS from the coding sequence ATGAGTGGATGTCGACCTGCAGACACTCCTATGGATCCGAATCACAAGTTAGCAGATATAAAAGATGGTACACCAATTGATACTGCTCGACACCAAAAGCTAGTGGGCAAGCTAATTTACTTGGCTCATACTCGTCCTGATATTGCCTTTTCAATGAGTGTTGTGAGCCAGTTTATGCACTCTCCATATGAAGAACACCTTGGTGTAGTATATCGAATTCTGAGGTACTTAAAAAGTACTCCAGGAAAGGGATTGTTCTTTAAAAGGGGAGATCGAAAGACCATTGAAACTTATACAGATACTGATTGGGCAGGATCAATCATTGATAGAAGATCAACCTCGGGGTATTGTACATTTGTATGGGGCAATTTGGTTACTTGGAGAAGTAAGAAACAAAGTGTTGTACCTTGTAGTTGTGCAGAGGTAGAGTACCGGGCTATGGCTCATGGTGTGTATGAGATGTTATGGCTGAAGAGAGTTTTAGAGAAGCTGAAAAGACGTATTAAACTTCCAATGAAGCTCTATTGTGTTAACCAGGTGGCAATTAGCATAGCTAACAATCCCGTGCAATATGATAGAACCAAACATATTGAAATTGACCGCCACTTCATAAAAAAGAAACTTGAAGGAGGAATTATCTGCGCCATTCGTTCCATCAGCTTAGCAGATAGCTGA